A portion of the Hoplias malabaricus isolate fHopMal1 chromosome 1, fHopMal1.hap1, whole genome shotgun sequence genome contains these proteins:
- the pld1a gene encoding phospholipase D1a isoform X3 gives MDDTVESLDTRELDIGDEGEEVDYEPGDAHRAGEECIPFSAVYSIVGFKEAGAEVFLRSTAITAHILEVERFIRAKDRFNTSNQRSVSRTMPVVFRIEMRHGNFSWVVKRKEKHFMDLHRELLRYKTFLRIPLPTRSHTVRRRSIKQSEVREMPSLPRGAREELAREEQVSSRRKQLEDYLNKLLKMGLYRKYHATMEFIDVSQMSFIHDLGPKGLEGMVHKRSGGHRIPGINCCGHSRVCYRWSKRWLVVKDSFLMYLKPDTGAISFVLLVDKEFSIRMDSKHTETKHGVRIDSLSRTLVLKCNSYRHARWWGQAIEEFVRKHGKAFLCTHRFNSFAQEQENTLAKWYVNGKTYMEDVANALEAAKEEIFITDWWLSPEIFLKRPVVEGNRWRLDCILKRKAQQGVRIFVMLYKEVELALGINSEYSKRTLLHLHPNIKVMRHPDHVSSSVYLWAHHEKMVVIDQSVAFIGGIDLAYGRWDDREHRLTDVGSVTRSTQNCDQPDGAVVSVNKGRNKGSVELCDLPKLKGLGRTRKTRFSLYRHLHKHGLHHSDSISSFDSSDRASSLRSLQTGVGELVGDTRFWHGKDYCNFVFKDWIQLEKPFDDFIDRYTTPRMPWHDIAAVVHGKAARDAARHFIQRWNFTKIMKPKYRSLSFPYLLPKSHSTANELLYQVPDCVQTTAQVLRSAADWSAGIKYNEDSIHNAYIQVIAKSKHFIYIENQFFISCADNKQVFNKVGDVIIERIIRAHKENKKFRVYVVIPLLPGFEGDISTGGGSALQAVMHFNYRTINRGDKSIISQLRKEMDDQWMNYISFCGLRTHAELEGRLVTELIYVHSKLLIADDNTVIIGQ, from the exons ATGGACGACACCGTGGAGAGTCTGGACACTCGGGAGCTGGACATCGGAGACGAAGGTGAGGAGGTGGACTATGAACCTGGAGACGCCCATCGTGCAG GAGAGGAGTGTATCCCGTTCTCGGCGGTGTACAGCATAGTGGGCTTTAAGGAAGCGGGAGCCGAGGTGTTCCTTCGCTCCACAGCCATCACCGCTCACATCCTGGAGGTGGAGAGATTCATCAGAGCCAAGGACCGCTTCAACACCTCCAACCAGAGGAGTGTGTCcagg ACAATGCCAGTGGTGTTCCGGATCGAGATGAGACATGGGAATTTCTCATGGGTGGTGAAGAGGAAGGAGAAACACTTTATGGATTTACACAGAGAGCTACTTCGCTACAAAACCTTCCTCCGCATCCCGCTGCCCACCCGCAG tCATACAGTGAGGAGAAGGAGTATAAAGCAGAGTGAGGTGAGGGAGATGCCGAGTTTGCCTCGAGGGGCAAGAGAGGAGCTTGCCCGGGAAGAGCAGGTGTCCAGTCGCAGG AAACAGCTGGAGGATTATCTGAACAAGCTGCTGAAGATGGGGCTTTACCGGAAATACCATGCTACT atggaGTTTATTGATGTCAGCCAGATGTCTTTCATCCACGATTTGGGGCCAAAGGGCTT ggagGGGATGGTGCATAAAAGGTCAGGAGGTCACAGAATTCCTGGAATTAACTGCTGTGGACACAGTCGTGTATGTTATCGCTGGTCAAAGAG GTGGCTGGTGGTGAAGGATTCATTCCTAATGTACCTGAAACCAGACACAGGAGCCATTTCCTTCGTTCTTCTGGTGGACAAAGAGTTCAGCATTAGAATGGActccaaacacacagagacgAAACATGGCGTGAGGATCGACAGTCTGTCCAG GACTTTAGTTTTGAAGTGTAACAGTTACAGACATGCCCGTTGGTGGGGACAGGCCATCGAGGAGtttgtcagaaaacatggaaaaGCCTTTCTCTGTACACACAGATTCAACTCTTTCGCCCAAGAGCAGGAAAACACACTCGCCAAATG GTATGTGAATGGTAAGACCTACATGGAGGACGTAGCGAATGCTCTGGAAGCGGCTAAAGAGGAGATCTTCATCACGGACTGGTG gctaaGTCCAGAGATATTCCTGAAAAGGCCGGTGGTTGAGGGAAATCGATGGAGACTCGACTGTATCCTCAAACGCAAAGCA caaCAAGGTGTGCGTATCTTTGTGATGTTGTATAAGGAGGTGGAGCTGGCGCTGGGCATTAACAGTGAATACAGCAAGAGAACGTTACTCCACCTCCACCCCAACATTAAG GTGATGAGACACCCGGACCACGTCTCCTCCTCCGTCTACCTCTGGGCTCATCACGAGAAGATGGTGGTgatcgatcagtctgtggcattTATCGGGGGGATCGATCTGGCATATGGCCGCTGGGACGATCGAGAACACCGGCTCACAGATGTGGGCAGCGTGACCCGCTCCACACAGAACTGTGACCAG CCTGATGGTGCTGTGGTGTCGGTGAATAAAGGCAGGAATAAAGGTTCTGTGGAGTTGTGTGATTTGCCAAAGCTTAAGGGTCTGGGACGAACCCGAAAGACTCGGTTCAGTTTGTATCGACACCTTCACAAACACGGGCTTCACCACTCGGACAGCATCAGCAGCTTTGACAGCTCTGACC gtgctAGTTCTCTGCGTAGTTTACAGACGGGTGTGGGGGAGCTGGTGGGAGACACTCGGTTCTGGCATGGTAAAGATTACTGTAACTTTGTCTTCAAAGACTGGATTCAGCTGGAGAAACCCTTCGATG atTTTATAGACCGATACACAACTCCCAGAATGCCATGGCATGACATTGCCGCAGTGGTTCATGGGAAAGCGGCCAGAGACGCAGCCAGGCACTTCATACAGCGCTGGAACTTCACCAag ataaTGAAGCCGAAATACAGATCTCTGTCGTTCCCGTATTTATTGCCCAAATCTCACAGCACCGCAAATGAACTCTTGTACCAGGTGCCAGACTGTGTCCAGACCACTGCACAG GTGTTAAGGTCAGCAGCTGATTGGTCAGCAGGTATAAAGTACAATGAAGACTCCATCCATAACGCCTACATCCAGGTCATCGCCAAGAGCAAACACTTCATCTACATTGAG AACCAGTTCTTCATCAGCTGCGCCGACAACAAGCAGGTTTTCAACAAAGTGGGAGACGTCATCATTGAGAGGATCATCCGCGCTCACAA ggaGAATAAAAAGTTCAGAGTGTATGTGGTGATTCCTCTGCTGCCGGGATTTGAGGGAGACATCTCCACCGGAGGAGGAAGTGCTCTACAGGCGGTGATGCACTTTaactacag GACAATTAACAGAGGAGACAAATCCATCATCTCTCAGCTAAGGAAAGAGA TGGACGATCAGTGGATGAATTATATCTCGTTCTGTGGACTTCGGACTCATGCAGAGTTGGAAGGCCGTTTGGTGACAGAGCTGATTTACGTTCACAGTAAACTTCTCATCGCTGACGACAACACCGTCATCATCGGtcagtga
- the pld1a gene encoding phospholipase D1a isoform X4, which translates to MEFIDVSQMSFIHDLGPKGLEGMVHKRSGGHRIPGINCCGHSRVCYRWSKRWLVVKDSFLMYLKPDTGAISFVLLVDKEFSIRMDSKHTETKHGVRIDSLSRTLVLKCNSYRHARWWGQAIEEFVRKHGKAFLCTHRFNSFAQEQENTLAKWYVNGKTYMEDVANALEAAKEEIFITDWWLSPEIFLKRPVVEGNRWRLDCILKRKAQQGVRIFVMLYKEVELALGINSEYSKRTLLHLHPNIKVMRHPDHVSSSVYLWAHHEKMVVIDQSVAFIGGIDLAYGRWDDREHRLTDVGSVTRSTQNCDQPDGAVVSVNKGRNKGSVELCDLPKLKGLGRTRKTRFSLYRHLHKHGLHHSDSISSFDSSDRASSLRSLQTGVGELVGDTRFWHGKDYCNFVFKDWIQLEKPFDDFIDRYTTPRMPWHDIAAVVHGKAARDAARHFIQRWNFTKIMKPKYRSLSFPYLLPKSHSTANELLYQVPDCVQTTAQVLRSAADWSAGIKYNEDSIHNAYIQVIAKSKHFIYIENQFFISCADNKQVFNKVGDVIIERIIRAHKENKKFRVYVVIPLLPGFEGDISTGGGSALQAVMHFNYRTINRGDKSIISQLRKEMDDQWMNYISFCGLRTHAELEGRLVTELIYVHSKLLIADDNTVIIGSANINDRSLLGKRDSEVAVVIQDQLMVPSVMDGKEYSAGKFALQLRLECFRMVLGAFTDPCVDVQDPISDRFYKEVWMTTAARNATIYEKVFRCLPSSLVRNIPELLSFQTKPGLEKLDRGLAQENLQKIRGFLVQFPLDFLSEQKLLPSVGTKEAIVPTEIWT; encoded by the exons atggaGTTTATTGATGTCAGCCAGATGTCTTTCATCCACGATTTGGGGCCAAAGGGCTT ggagGGGATGGTGCATAAAAGGTCAGGAGGTCACAGAATTCCTGGAATTAACTGCTGTGGACACAGTCGTGTATGTTATCGCTGGTCAAAGAG GTGGCTGGTGGTGAAGGATTCATTCCTAATGTACCTGAAACCAGACACAGGAGCCATTTCCTTCGTTCTTCTGGTGGACAAAGAGTTCAGCATTAGAATGGActccaaacacacagagacgAAACATGGCGTGAGGATCGACAGTCTGTCCAG GACTTTAGTTTTGAAGTGTAACAGTTACAGACATGCCCGTTGGTGGGGACAGGCCATCGAGGAGtttgtcagaaaacatggaaaaGCCTTTCTCTGTACACACAGATTCAACTCTTTCGCCCAAGAGCAGGAAAACACACTCGCCAAATG GTATGTGAATGGTAAGACCTACATGGAGGACGTAGCGAATGCTCTGGAAGCGGCTAAAGAGGAGATCTTCATCACGGACTGGTG gctaaGTCCAGAGATATTCCTGAAAAGGCCGGTGGTTGAGGGAAATCGATGGAGACTCGACTGTATCCTCAAACGCAAAGCA caaCAAGGTGTGCGTATCTTTGTGATGTTGTATAAGGAGGTGGAGCTGGCGCTGGGCATTAACAGTGAATACAGCAAGAGAACGTTACTCCACCTCCACCCCAACATTAAG GTGATGAGACACCCGGACCACGTCTCCTCCTCCGTCTACCTCTGGGCTCATCACGAGAAGATGGTGGTgatcgatcagtctgtggcattTATCGGGGGGATCGATCTGGCATATGGCCGCTGGGACGATCGAGAACACCGGCTCACAGATGTGGGCAGCGTGACCCGCTCCACACAGAACTGTGACCAG CCTGATGGTGCTGTGGTGTCGGTGAATAAAGGCAGGAATAAAGGTTCTGTGGAGTTGTGTGATTTGCCAAAGCTTAAGGGTCTGGGACGAACCCGAAAGACTCGGTTCAGTTTGTATCGACACCTTCACAAACACGGGCTTCACCACTCGGACAGCATCAGCAGCTTTGACAGCTCTGACC gtgctAGTTCTCTGCGTAGTTTACAGACGGGTGTGGGGGAGCTGGTGGGAGACACTCGGTTCTGGCATGGTAAAGATTACTGTAACTTTGTCTTCAAAGACTGGATTCAGCTGGAGAAACCCTTCGATG atTTTATAGACCGATACACAACTCCCAGAATGCCATGGCATGACATTGCCGCAGTGGTTCATGGGAAAGCGGCCAGAGACGCAGCCAGGCACTTCATACAGCGCTGGAACTTCACCAag ataaTGAAGCCGAAATACAGATCTCTGTCGTTCCCGTATTTATTGCCCAAATCTCACAGCACCGCAAATGAACTCTTGTACCAGGTGCCAGACTGTGTCCAGACCACTGCACAG GTGTTAAGGTCAGCAGCTGATTGGTCAGCAGGTATAAAGTACAATGAAGACTCCATCCATAACGCCTACATCCAGGTCATCGCCAAGAGCAAACACTTCATCTACATTGAG AACCAGTTCTTCATCAGCTGCGCCGACAACAAGCAGGTTTTCAACAAAGTGGGAGACGTCATCATTGAGAGGATCATCCGCGCTCACAA ggaGAATAAAAAGTTCAGAGTGTATGTGGTGATTCCTCTGCTGCCGGGATTTGAGGGAGACATCTCCACCGGAGGAGGAAGTGCTCTACAGGCGGTGATGCACTTTaactacag GACAATTAACAGAGGAGACAAATCCATCATCTCTCAGCTAAGGAAAGAGA TGGACGATCAGTGGATGAATTATATCTCGTTCTGTGGACTTCGGACTCATGCAGAGTTGGAAGGCCGTTTGGTGACAGAGCTGATTTACGTTCACAGTAAACTTCTCATCGCTGACGACAACACCGTCATCATCG GCTCTGCCAACATTAATGACCGTAGTCTGCTGGGGAAGAGGGACAGTGAGGTGGCCGTGGTCATCCAGGACCAGCTTATGGTTCCCTCAGTGATGGATGGGAAGGAATATTCAGCGGGGAAATTCGCCCTGCAGCTTCGGCTTGAGTGCTTCAG GATGGTTCTCGGGGCGTTTACGGACCCCTGTGTGGACGTGCAAGACCCTATCAGTGACCGGTTCTATAAAGAGGTCTGGATGACTACTGCAGCGCGTAATGCCACCATCTACgagaag gtaTTCAGGTGTCTCCCCTCCAGTCTGGTGCGGAATATTCCGGAGCTGCTGAGTTTCCAGACTAAACCGGGTTTGGAGAAGTTGGACCGGGGCCTGGCGCAGGAGAACCTCCAGAAGATCCGAGGGTTCCTGGTTCAGTTCCCTCTGGACTTCCTCAGTGAGCAGAAACTTCTGCCGTCTGTCGGAACCAAGGAGGCCATCGTCCCCACCGAGATCTGGACTTAA
- the pld1a gene encoding phospholipase D1a isoform X1, with protein MDDTVESLDTRELDIGDEGEEVDYEPGDAHRAGEECIPFSAVYSIVGFKEAGAEVFLRSTAITAHILEVERFIRAKDRFNTSNQRSVSRTMPVVFRIEMRHGNFSWVVKRKEKHFMDLHRELLRYKTFLRIPLPTRSHTVRRRSIKQSEVREMPSLPRGAREELAREEQVSSRRKQLEDYLNKLLKMGLYRKYHATMEFIDVSQMSFIHDLGPKGLEGMVHKRSGGHRIPGINCCGHSRVCYRWSKRWLVVKDSFLMYLKPDTGAISFVLLVDKEFSIRMDSKHTETKHGVRIDSLSRTLVLKCNSYRHARWWGQAIEEFVRKHGKAFLCTHRFNSFAQEQENTLAKWYVNGKTYMEDVANALEAAKEEIFITDWWLSPEIFLKRPVVEGNRWRLDCILKRKAQQGVRIFVMLYKEVELALGINSEYSKRTLLHLHPNIKVMRHPDHVSSSVYLWAHHEKMVVIDQSVAFIGGIDLAYGRWDDREHRLTDVGSVTRSTQNCDQPDGAVVSVNKGRNKGSVELCDLPKLKGLGRTRKTRFSLYRHLHKHGLHHSDSISSFDSSDRASSLRSLQTGVGELVGDTRFWHGKDYCNFVFKDWIQLEKPFDDFIDRYTTPRMPWHDIAAVVHGKAARDAARHFIQRWNFTKIMKPKYRSLSFPYLLPKSHSTANELLYQVPDCVQTTAQVLRSAADWSAGIKYNEDSIHNAYIQVIAKSKHFIYIENQFFISCADNKQVFNKVGDVIIERIIRAHKENKKFRVYVVIPLLPGFEGDISTGGGSALQAVMHFNYRTINRGDKSIISQLRKEMDDQWMNYISFCGLRTHAELEGRLVTELIYVHSKLLIADDNTVIIGSANINDRSLLGKRDSEVAVVIQDQLMVPSVMDGKEYSAGKFALQLRLECFRMVLGAFTDPCVDVQDPISDRFYKEVWMTTAARNATIYEKVFRCLPSSLVRNIPELLSFQTKPGLEKLDRGLAQENLQKIRGFLVQFPLDFLSEQKLLPSVGTKEAIVPTEIWT; from the exons ATGGACGACACCGTGGAGAGTCTGGACACTCGGGAGCTGGACATCGGAGACGAAGGTGAGGAGGTGGACTATGAACCTGGAGACGCCCATCGTGCAG GAGAGGAGTGTATCCCGTTCTCGGCGGTGTACAGCATAGTGGGCTTTAAGGAAGCGGGAGCCGAGGTGTTCCTTCGCTCCACAGCCATCACCGCTCACATCCTGGAGGTGGAGAGATTCATCAGAGCCAAGGACCGCTTCAACACCTCCAACCAGAGGAGTGTGTCcagg ACAATGCCAGTGGTGTTCCGGATCGAGATGAGACATGGGAATTTCTCATGGGTGGTGAAGAGGAAGGAGAAACACTTTATGGATTTACACAGAGAGCTACTTCGCTACAAAACCTTCCTCCGCATCCCGCTGCCCACCCGCAG tCATACAGTGAGGAGAAGGAGTATAAAGCAGAGTGAGGTGAGGGAGATGCCGAGTTTGCCTCGAGGGGCAAGAGAGGAGCTTGCCCGGGAAGAGCAGGTGTCCAGTCGCAGG AAACAGCTGGAGGATTATCTGAACAAGCTGCTGAAGATGGGGCTTTACCGGAAATACCATGCTACT atggaGTTTATTGATGTCAGCCAGATGTCTTTCATCCACGATTTGGGGCCAAAGGGCTT ggagGGGATGGTGCATAAAAGGTCAGGAGGTCACAGAATTCCTGGAATTAACTGCTGTGGACACAGTCGTGTATGTTATCGCTGGTCAAAGAG GTGGCTGGTGGTGAAGGATTCATTCCTAATGTACCTGAAACCAGACACAGGAGCCATTTCCTTCGTTCTTCTGGTGGACAAAGAGTTCAGCATTAGAATGGActccaaacacacagagacgAAACATGGCGTGAGGATCGACAGTCTGTCCAG GACTTTAGTTTTGAAGTGTAACAGTTACAGACATGCCCGTTGGTGGGGACAGGCCATCGAGGAGtttgtcagaaaacatggaaaaGCCTTTCTCTGTACACACAGATTCAACTCTTTCGCCCAAGAGCAGGAAAACACACTCGCCAAATG GTATGTGAATGGTAAGACCTACATGGAGGACGTAGCGAATGCTCTGGAAGCGGCTAAAGAGGAGATCTTCATCACGGACTGGTG gctaaGTCCAGAGATATTCCTGAAAAGGCCGGTGGTTGAGGGAAATCGATGGAGACTCGACTGTATCCTCAAACGCAAAGCA caaCAAGGTGTGCGTATCTTTGTGATGTTGTATAAGGAGGTGGAGCTGGCGCTGGGCATTAACAGTGAATACAGCAAGAGAACGTTACTCCACCTCCACCCCAACATTAAG GTGATGAGACACCCGGACCACGTCTCCTCCTCCGTCTACCTCTGGGCTCATCACGAGAAGATGGTGGTgatcgatcagtctgtggcattTATCGGGGGGATCGATCTGGCATATGGCCGCTGGGACGATCGAGAACACCGGCTCACAGATGTGGGCAGCGTGACCCGCTCCACACAGAACTGTGACCAG CCTGATGGTGCTGTGGTGTCGGTGAATAAAGGCAGGAATAAAGGTTCTGTGGAGTTGTGTGATTTGCCAAAGCTTAAGGGTCTGGGACGAACCCGAAAGACTCGGTTCAGTTTGTATCGACACCTTCACAAACACGGGCTTCACCACTCGGACAGCATCAGCAGCTTTGACAGCTCTGACC gtgctAGTTCTCTGCGTAGTTTACAGACGGGTGTGGGGGAGCTGGTGGGAGACACTCGGTTCTGGCATGGTAAAGATTACTGTAACTTTGTCTTCAAAGACTGGATTCAGCTGGAGAAACCCTTCGATG atTTTATAGACCGATACACAACTCCCAGAATGCCATGGCATGACATTGCCGCAGTGGTTCATGGGAAAGCGGCCAGAGACGCAGCCAGGCACTTCATACAGCGCTGGAACTTCACCAag ataaTGAAGCCGAAATACAGATCTCTGTCGTTCCCGTATTTATTGCCCAAATCTCACAGCACCGCAAATGAACTCTTGTACCAGGTGCCAGACTGTGTCCAGACCACTGCACAG GTGTTAAGGTCAGCAGCTGATTGGTCAGCAGGTATAAAGTACAATGAAGACTCCATCCATAACGCCTACATCCAGGTCATCGCCAAGAGCAAACACTTCATCTACATTGAG AACCAGTTCTTCATCAGCTGCGCCGACAACAAGCAGGTTTTCAACAAAGTGGGAGACGTCATCATTGAGAGGATCATCCGCGCTCACAA ggaGAATAAAAAGTTCAGAGTGTATGTGGTGATTCCTCTGCTGCCGGGATTTGAGGGAGACATCTCCACCGGAGGAGGAAGTGCTCTACAGGCGGTGATGCACTTTaactacag GACAATTAACAGAGGAGACAAATCCATCATCTCTCAGCTAAGGAAAGAGA TGGACGATCAGTGGATGAATTATATCTCGTTCTGTGGACTTCGGACTCATGCAGAGTTGGAAGGCCGTTTGGTGACAGAGCTGATTTACGTTCACAGTAAACTTCTCATCGCTGACGACAACACCGTCATCATCG GCTCTGCCAACATTAATGACCGTAGTCTGCTGGGGAAGAGGGACAGTGAGGTGGCCGTGGTCATCCAGGACCAGCTTATGGTTCCCTCAGTGATGGATGGGAAGGAATATTCAGCGGGGAAATTCGCCCTGCAGCTTCGGCTTGAGTGCTTCAG GATGGTTCTCGGGGCGTTTACGGACCCCTGTGTGGACGTGCAAGACCCTATCAGTGACCGGTTCTATAAAGAGGTCTGGATGACTACTGCAGCGCGTAATGCCACCATCTACgagaag gtaTTCAGGTGTCTCCCCTCCAGTCTGGTGCGGAATATTCCGGAGCTGCTGAGTTTCCAGACTAAACCGGGTTTGGAGAAGTTGGACCGGGGCCTGGCGCAGGAGAACCTCCAGAAGATCCGAGGGTTCCTGGTTCAGTTCCCTCTGGACTTCCTCAGTGAGCAGAAACTTCTGCCGTCTGTCGGAACCAAGGAGGCCATCGTCCCCACCGAGATCTGGACTTAA
- the pld1a gene encoding phospholipase D1a isoform X2, whose translation MPSLPRGAREELAREEQVSSRRKQLEDYLNKLLKMGLYRKYHATMEFIDVSQMSFIHDLGPKGLEGMVHKRSGGHRIPGINCCGHSRVCYRWSKRWLVVKDSFLMYLKPDTGAISFVLLVDKEFSIRMDSKHTETKHGVRIDSLSRTLVLKCNSYRHARWWGQAIEEFVRKHGKAFLCTHRFNSFAQEQENTLAKWYVNGKTYMEDVANALEAAKEEIFITDWWLSPEIFLKRPVVEGNRWRLDCILKRKAQQGVRIFVMLYKEVELALGINSEYSKRTLLHLHPNIKVMRHPDHVSSSVYLWAHHEKMVVIDQSVAFIGGIDLAYGRWDDREHRLTDVGSVTRSTQNCDQPDGAVVSVNKGRNKGSVELCDLPKLKGLGRTRKTRFSLYRHLHKHGLHHSDSISSFDSSDRASSLRSLQTGVGELVGDTRFWHGKDYCNFVFKDWIQLEKPFDDFIDRYTTPRMPWHDIAAVVHGKAARDAARHFIQRWNFTKIMKPKYRSLSFPYLLPKSHSTANELLYQVPDCVQTTAQVLRSAADWSAGIKYNEDSIHNAYIQVIAKSKHFIYIENQFFISCADNKQVFNKVGDVIIERIIRAHKENKKFRVYVVIPLLPGFEGDISTGGGSALQAVMHFNYRTINRGDKSIISQLRKEMDDQWMNYISFCGLRTHAELEGRLVTELIYVHSKLLIADDNTVIIGSANINDRSLLGKRDSEVAVVIQDQLMVPSVMDGKEYSAGKFALQLRLECFRMVLGAFTDPCVDVQDPISDRFYKEVWMTTAARNATIYEKVFRCLPSSLVRNIPELLSFQTKPGLEKLDRGLAQENLQKIRGFLVQFPLDFLSEQKLLPSVGTKEAIVPTEIWT comes from the exons ATGCCGAGTTTGCCTCGAGGGGCAAGAGAGGAGCTTGCCCGGGAAGAGCAGGTGTCCAGTCGCAGG AAACAGCTGGAGGATTATCTGAACAAGCTGCTGAAGATGGGGCTTTACCGGAAATACCATGCTACT atggaGTTTATTGATGTCAGCCAGATGTCTTTCATCCACGATTTGGGGCCAAAGGGCTT ggagGGGATGGTGCATAAAAGGTCAGGAGGTCACAGAATTCCTGGAATTAACTGCTGTGGACACAGTCGTGTATGTTATCGCTGGTCAAAGAG GTGGCTGGTGGTGAAGGATTCATTCCTAATGTACCTGAAACCAGACACAGGAGCCATTTCCTTCGTTCTTCTGGTGGACAAAGAGTTCAGCATTAGAATGGActccaaacacacagagacgAAACATGGCGTGAGGATCGACAGTCTGTCCAG GACTTTAGTTTTGAAGTGTAACAGTTACAGACATGCCCGTTGGTGGGGACAGGCCATCGAGGAGtttgtcagaaaacatggaaaaGCCTTTCTCTGTACACACAGATTCAACTCTTTCGCCCAAGAGCAGGAAAACACACTCGCCAAATG GTATGTGAATGGTAAGACCTACATGGAGGACGTAGCGAATGCTCTGGAAGCGGCTAAAGAGGAGATCTTCATCACGGACTGGTG gctaaGTCCAGAGATATTCCTGAAAAGGCCGGTGGTTGAGGGAAATCGATGGAGACTCGACTGTATCCTCAAACGCAAAGCA caaCAAGGTGTGCGTATCTTTGTGATGTTGTATAAGGAGGTGGAGCTGGCGCTGGGCATTAACAGTGAATACAGCAAGAGAACGTTACTCCACCTCCACCCCAACATTAAG GTGATGAGACACCCGGACCACGTCTCCTCCTCCGTCTACCTCTGGGCTCATCACGAGAAGATGGTGGTgatcgatcagtctgtggcattTATCGGGGGGATCGATCTGGCATATGGCCGCTGGGACGATCGAGAACACCGGCTCACAGATGTGGGCAGCGTGACCCGCTCCACACAGAACTGTGACCAG CCTGATGGTGCTGTGGTGTCGGTGAATAAAGGCAGGAATAAAGGTTCTGTGGAGTTGTGTGATTTGCCAAAGCTTAAGGGTCTGGGACGAACCCGAAAGACTCGGTTCAGTTTGTATCGACACCTTCACAAACACGGGCTTCACCACTCGGACAGCATCAGCAGCTTTGACAGCTCTGACC gtgctAGTTCTCTGCGTAGTTTACAGACGGGTGTGGGGGAGCTGGTGGGAGACACTCGGTTCTGGCATGGTAAAGATTACTGTAACTTTGTCTTCAAAGACTGGATTCAGCTGGAGAAACCCTTCGATG atTTTATAGACCGATACACAACTCCCAGAATGCCATGGCATGACATTGCCGCAGTGGTTCATGGGAAAGCGGCCAGAGACGCAGCCAGGCACTTCATACAGCGCTGGAACTTCACCAag ataaTGAAGCCGAAATACAGATCTCTGTCGTTCCCGTATTTATTGCCCAAATCTCACAGCACCGCAAATGAACTCTTGTACCAGGTGCCAGACTGTGTCCAGACCACTGCACAG GTGTTAAGGTCAGCAGCTGATTGGTCAGCAGGTATAAAGTACAATGAAGACTCCATCCATAACGCCTACATCCAGGTCATCGCCAAGAGCAAACACTTCATCTACATTGAG AACCAGTTCTTCATCAGCTGCGCCGACAACAAGCAGGTTTTCAACAAAGTGGGAGACGTCATCATTGAGAGGATCATCCGCGCTCACAA ggaGAATAAAAAGTTCAGAGTGTATGTGGTGATTCCTCTGCTGCCGGGATTTGAGGGAGACATCTCCACCGGAGGAGGAAGTGCTCTACAGGCGGTGATGCACTTTaactacag GACAATTAACAGAGGAGACAAATCCATCATCTCTCAGCTAAGGAAAGAGA TGGACGATCAGTGGATGAATTATATCTCGTTCTGTGGACTTCGGACTCATGCAGAGTTGGAAGGCCGTTTGGTGACAGAGCTGATTTACGTTCACAGTAAACTTCTCATCGCTGACGACAACACCGTCATCATCG GCTCTGCCAACATTAATGACCGTAGTCTGCTGGGGAAGAGGGACAGTGAGGTGGCCGTGGTCATCCAGGACCAGCTTATGGTTCCCTCAGTGATGGATGGGAAGGAATATTCAGCGGGGAAATTCGCCCTGCAGCTTCGGCTTGAGTGCTTCAG GATGGTTCTCGGGGCGTTTACGGACCCCTGTGTGGACGTGCAAGACCCTATCAGTGACCGGTTCTATAAAGAGGTCTGGATGACTACTGCAGCGCGTAATGCCACCATCTACgagaag gtaTTCAGGTGTCTCCCCTCCAGTCTGGTGCGGAATATTCCGGAGCTGCTGAGTTTCCAGACTAAACCGGGTTTGGAGAAGTTGGACCGGGGCCTGGCGCAGGAGAACCTCCAGAAGATCCGAGGGTTCCTGGTTCAGTTCCCTCTGGACTTCCTCAGTGAGCAGAAACTTCTGCCGTCTGTCGGAACCAAGGAGGCCATCGTCCCCACCGAGATCTGGACTTAA